A region of the Dyadobacter sp. CECT 9275 genome:
CCCTTTTGATGGTCAACGTGTGCTTTTCTTTGTCTGCGATAAAATCGAACTGAAGATTATTTTTCATTGCTGTTTGTTTTGATTGTTAATAATAATTCATCAAGCTGGCTGAACCGGCTTTCCCAGATCTTCCTGAACTGTTCCAGCCATTTATCAATGTCTTTCATTTTTTCAATCCGGAGCTGGTAATAAATTTCCCTCCCTTTCTGCTCCTGCCTGAGCAGTTCACACTCCGACAAAATTTTTAAATGCTTTGAAACCGCCTGTCGGGTCGTATCAAAATGTTCGGCCAGCGCGTTGGGCGTCATGGCCTGCAGGGCAATAAGTGCTATGATGGCTCTCCGGGTAGGGTCGGCTATGGCCTGAAAAACATCTCTTCTCATTCTAATACTTACCATTAATGAAACTAATTGGTTGCAAATATATTTGCAACCAATTAGTTTCACAAGTTTCATCAGAACTTTTTTAGTTTTTTCCGTAAGATTTTTGCAGCCTGGTCAAAATCCTAAGAAGTGAATAGAACGGAATAAGGTAACAGGCAACCGCAGGCTGTGCATGTTGTCAACAAAAGAGGACAAAGTAACGGTGATAGCCTTTCGCGGCAATTTGCCGTATAAATGATTGTATCTATACAATCAGCTTTAACAAATGCAGCGGTATCAGCCCATATCCAAGAGGATCTTTTTAATTGCCTTTCTATTTCTCTGCGCATTCCAAAATATTTTGGCCAGAGAGTATAAAAATATTCAAGTAGTCATGGGCGCAATGGCCTCTCCGGTTGAGAAAAAGATAGCTGCTTTACTGGCAGCACGGCTGACGGAAACCGGTTATGCTCACGTTAGCCTGTCGACGGAAACAGCTTTATCTCAGGATACTCCCTCCGCACTGTTGATATACCTGGGTATGGCAGCTCACCATAACGGGATCCGGAACCTGATGAAAATAAAAAGAATTCCGGAGCTTACGACCCTGGATCCGGGGCAGGAAGGGTTTCTGGTCAAGTCTGTTTCAGAAGGTACCAGAGCAATTTTACTGGCCATTGGCAAGGACGACAGAGGATGCCTCTATGCCGTCGGGGAAATTCTCCGGAAAGCGGTTTTTAAAGATAATTCCCTGCAAATCCCGGATGATCTGAACGTTAGGTCTGCACCTGCTTTTGAGATCCGGGGCACCCAGTTCGGGCAAAGCCATATCGCGAAAAATCTGGCAAAGGTCCGCCCCTGGACCGACGAAGAAACGCAGCGCGTCATTCTTGACTATGCCCTTGCCGGCGCCAATATTTTCAGTACGCCTCCTGGCAAGATGTTCGATTTCATCAAGTCGTTTGGATTGATGACCCTGGGAGAATTTAACCCCAACGAAGCCCCCGAGGTAACCGATCCGGCCTGGGCGGCAACGGAATCCATCGGCCGACCGGGGTATGTCTGCCTGTCGGTACCTGAGGCCAGAGAACATATCCTCAAAAAATGCGAGAAGCGGTTCAGCAAAGAGCCTGCCTATGACTTTATTCAGTTTAAAGGCGGTGACGGCGGCGGCTGTGAATGCGACCTTTGTAAACCCTACGGACT
Encoded here:
- a CDS encoding ArsR/SmtB family transcription factor, whose amino-acid sequence is MRRDVFQAIADPTRRAIIALIALQAMTPNALAEHFDTTRQAVSKHLKILSECELLRQEQKGREIYYQLRIEKMKDIDKWLEQFRKIWESRFSQLDELLLTIKTNSNEK